The following proteins are co-located in the Conyzicola lurida genome:
- a CDS encoding antibiotic biosynthesis monooxygenase, with amino-acid sequence MPITSLLALTIKPESVDEAHAVISGVLEATRVFDGNHGVDVLVDENDPTHIVLSQSWESFAHDDAYRAWRATPEGASNLGTILAEPPTLVRYSVAEDV; translated from the coding sequence GTGCCGATCACATCGCTGCTCGCCCTGACCATCAAGCCTGAATCCGTCGACGAGGCGCACGCCGTCATCTCGGGGGTACTCGAGGCGACGCGTGTATTCGACGGCAACCACGGCGTCGACGTGCTGGTGGACGAGAACGACCCCACGCACATCGTGCTGAGCCAATCGTGGGAGTCCTTCGCCCACGACGACGCCTACCGCGCATGGCGTGCGACCCCCGAGGGCGCCAGCAATCTCGGCACGATACTCGCCGAGCCGCCGACGCTCGTGCGGTACAGCGTCGCCGAAGACGTCTGA
- a CDS encoding VOC family protein, with protein sequence MLRGLTTVAYLAADLDAAKNWYTEVLGTEPYFDRTEYVEFRIGDYEHELGILDSRFLGDLSGSEAGGSDAVPAGPGGAIVYWHVDDAQVAYDRLIELGAQPFQPPRDFGEGFIGASVIDPFGNVLGVMYNPHYLAVLERRVG encoded by the coding sequence ATGTTGCGAGGACTCACCACGGTGGCCTATCTGGCGGCCGATCTGGACGCGGCGAAGAACTGGTACACGGAGGTGCTGGGTACCGAGCCGTACTTCGACCGCACCGAGTACGTCGAGTTCCGAATCGGCGACTACGAGCACGAACTCGGCATTCTGGACAGCAGGTTCCTCGGCGACCTGAGCGGGTCGGAAGCGGGTGGGTCAGACGCGGTTCCCGCCGGCCCGGGCGGCGCGATCGTCTACTGGCACGTCGACGACGCGCAGGTCGCCTACGACCGGCTGATCGAACTCGGCGCGCAGCCGTTCCAGCCGCCACGGGATTTCGGCGAGGGGTTTATCGGCGCCTCGGTCATCGACCCCTTCGGCAACGTGCTGGGCGTGATGTACAACCCGCACTACCTCGCGGTGCTCGAGCGCCGGGTGGGCTAG
- a CDS encoding DNA/RNA non-specific endonuclease: MTGYASDFLGPELPLPGTAAGRLIRVLDYEHFTVQLDPVRRLAAATSVNIDGSLLRDVARSDDWHLDDRVPADEQAGPQLYARNDLDRGHLVRRRDPVWGTAAAARRANVDSFVYTNAAPQAAGFNQSKELWVGLEDHVLEHARANRQRLSVFTGPVFAGDDPEYRGVRIPRLFWKAAAWATSAGLAATAYVLDQTPALDDVDLDTARAIAAGDPPPLGPFRTFQVPVSDVASLTGLDLGDLVAADVLVAAAARPGPVPWRPLRAPGDMVLGPLADSASRG, translated from the coding sequence ATGACCGGTTACGCGAGCGACTTCCTCGGGCCCGAACTGCCCCTGCCCGGCACCGCTGCGGGGCGGCTGATCCGGGTGCTCGACTACGAACACTTCACCGTGCAGCTCGACCCGGTGCGCAGGCTGGCGGCCGCGACATCCGTCAACATCGACGGTTCTCTACTGCGGGATGTCGCGAGGAGCGACGACTGGCACCTCGACGACCGGGTGCCGGCCGACGAGCAGGCGGGCCCGCAGCTGTACGCGCGCAACGATCTCGACCGCGGGCATCTCGTGCGGCGCCGCGACCCGGTCTGGGGCACGGCCGCCGCTGCCCGACGCGCCAACGTCGACAGCTTCGTCTACACCAACGCGGCACCGCAGGCCGCGGGGTTCAACCAGTCGAAGGAGCTCTGGGTCGGGCTCGAAGACCACGTGCTCGAGCACGCCCGCGCCAACCGCCAGCGCCTCAGCGTCTTCACCGGGCCGGTCTTTGCCGGCGACGACCCGGAATATCGGGGAGTGCGGATCCCGCGCCTGTTCTGGAAGGCCGCGGCCTGGGCGACGTCCGCGGGACTCGCGGCTACCGCCTACGTGCTCGACCAGACGCCGGCGCTCGACGACGTCGATCTCGATACCGCCCGGGCGATCGCCGCGGGCGACCCGCCGCCGCTGGGACCGTTCCGCACGTTCCAAGTGCCGGTGTCGGATGTCGCGTCCCTGACCGGCCTCGACCTGGGCGACCTGGTCGCCGCCGATGTGCTGGTCGCGGCTGCCGCCCGGCCGGGTCCGGTGCCGTGGCGCCCGCTCCGCGCGCCGGGGGACATGGTGCTGGGGCCGCTCGCGGACTCCGCCTCTCGGGGGTGA
- a CDS encoding ABC1 kinase family protein: MAATRGVSLPKLGEFTEGEKPDDASLRSRGRRFSELVRIARKHGLLPFRKLDFSRDPDAAVTRLAQAEGLRRALEEAGGAFVKMGQLLSTRDDLLPEEWSSTLAHLQKNVAPAPWDEVEALLEGELGAPLDEVFASFDREPVAAASIAQVHRATLADGTTVAVKIQRPGIAAAVRRDVDIALRVTRIIARTSAAARQLGIEKIAEQYAADLVRQVDFRLEAINLAALRATQARSPRADEVLLPELFGELSSGRVLVMEFIEGDTLSAVKAASGTSRDLTATMRLVLRAFVRQVVFDGVYHADLHPGNIMLRADGRPVLVDFGSVGRLDRGLRETIQDLVIAYLQGDTQRIADGMLTLAPLADGGDEEAFRRDLSTFITYELGPGAKIDADTVDAAVDVFGRYGIAVPSELVAAGRAFVILDGSIRTLLPDFDLLEESRALASEQVGELMNPESVRDLVTTELLALAPGLRRLPRRLDRIGNALETGTLNVNVRLLADRRDRRLLAGFVRQTLAVVVAIATGVLSLVFLTMPTPDQVGVITPATAGIALGVAALVVLAATLVDVLLTRRRG; the protein is encoded by the coding sequence ATGGCCGCAACGCGAGGTGTCTCCCTTCCCAAGCTGGGCGAATTCACGGAGGGCGAGAAGCCGGATGACGCGTCGCTGCGAAGCCGCGGACGCCGGTTCAGCGAGCTCGTGCGTATCGCCCGCAAGCACGGGCTGCTTCCCTTCCGCAAGCTCGACTTCAGCCGTGACCCCGACGCCGCCGTCACCCGGCTCGCGCAGGCCGAGGGGCTGCGTCGCGCGCTCGAGGAGGCCGGCGGCGCGTTCGTGAAGATGGGGCAGCTGCTCTCCACCCGCGACGACCTGCTGCCCGAGGAGTGGTCGTCGACACTCGCACACCTGCAGAAGAACGTGGCGCCCGCCCCGTGGGACGAGGTGGAGGCCCTGCTCGAGGGCGAGCTCGGCGCTCCCCTCGACGAGGTGTTCGCGTCGTTCGACCGCGAGCCCGTGGCCGCGGCATCCATCGCCCAGGTGCACCGCGCGACGCTGGCCGACGGTACGACGGTCGCCGTGAAGATCCAGCGTCCCGGTATCGCCGCCGCGGTGCGCCGCGATGTCGACATCGCGCTGCGCGTCACCCGCATCATCGCGCGCACCTCCGCCGCGGCCAGGCAGCTCGGCATCGAGAAGATCGCCGAGCAGTACGCCGCGGATCTCGTGCGGCAGGTCGACTTCCGGCTGGAGGCCATCAACCTCGCCGCGCTGCGGGCCACCCAGGCCCGCAGCCCACGGGCCGACGAGGTGCTGCTGCCCGAGCTGTTCGGCGAACTGTCGTCGGGCCGTGTGCTCGTGATGGAGTTCATCGAGGGCGACACCCTGAGCGCGGTCAAGGCCGCCTCGGGCACCTCCCGCGATCTCACCGCGACGATGCGCCTCGTGCTGCGCGCCTTCGTGCGCCAGGTCGTGTTCGACGGGGTCTATCACGCCGATCTGCACCCCGGAAACATCATGCTGCGCGCCGACGGCCGCCCCGTGCTCGTCGACTTCGGCTCGGTCGGGCGCCTCGACCGCGGGCTGCGCGAGACGATCCAAGACCTCGTCATCGCCTACCTGCAGGGCGACACCCAGCGCATCGCCGACGGCATGCTCACCCTCGCCCCGCTCGCCGACGGCGGCGACGAAGAGGCCTTCCGCCGCGACCTCTCCACGTTCATCACCTACGAACTCGGGCCGGGGGCGAAAATAGACGCCGACACCGTGGATGCCGCGGTCGACGTCTTCGGCCGGTACGGCATCGCCGTTCCGAGCGAGCTGGTCGCGGCCGGGCGCGCGTTCGTGATCCTCGACGGTTCCATCCGCACCCTGCTGCCCGACTTCGACCTGCTCGAAGAATCCCGCGCCCTCGCCAGCGAACAGGTGGGCGAGCTGATGAACCCCGAGTCGGTGCGCGACCTCGTGACGACCGAGCTGCTCGCGCTGGCGCCGGGACTCCGACGCCTGCCGCGCCGTCTCGACCGCATCGGCAACGCGCTCGAGACCGGCACCCTCAACGTCAATGTGCGGCTGCTCGCCGACCGCCGCGACCGCCGCCTGCTCGCCGGTTTCGTGCGGCAGACCCTCGCGGTGGTGGTCGCGATCGCGACCGGCGTGCTTTCGCTCGTGTTCCTCACGATGCCGACCCCCGACCAGGTCGGCGTGATCACGCCGGCGACCGCGGGAATCGCGCTGGGCGTCGCCGCGCTCGTCGTGCTCGCGGCGACACTGGTCGACGTGCTGCTGACGCGTCGCCGCGGCTGA
- a CDS encoding cupin domain-containing protein, with protein sequence MDLLEPTRIRHELDQVSQHWTPRVVGRVNDQYVKVAKLLGELVWHAHDGEDEMFVVVYGSLRIQLEGDREVALEAGDFYVVPKGVRHNPVAAEEVGIVLIETVTTTHTGDVVIDRTVPIDRQLGSA encoded by the coding sequence ATGGACCTCCTCGAACCGACACGCATCCGCCACGAACTCGACCAGGTGTCGCAGCACTGGACCCCGCGGGTCGTCGGCCGGGTCAACGACCAGTACGTCAAGGTCGCCAAGCTCCTCGGCGAACTCGTCTGGCACGCGCACGACGGTGAAGACGAGATGTTCGTCGTGGTCTACGGCAGCCTGCGCATCCAGCTCGAGGGCGACCGCGAGGTGGCTCTCGAGGCCGGCGACTTCTACGTCGTGCCGAAGGGCGTACGGCACAACCCCGTCGCGGCGGAGGAAGTCGGGATCGTGCTGATCGAGACGGTGACGACGACGCACACCGGCGACGTCGTCATCGACAGGACCGTGCCGATCGATCGCCAGCTCGGCAGCGCCTGA
- a CDS encoding alpha/beta hydrolase translates to MNSAGPLAVIVTDEAVARTGGGVVVRRSEPVRDAAAAAAPTFVWSHGGGFFRGGLDQPESDAVARALATRGIPVVAVDYRLAPLPVVGRTSTSRVRFPLPVHDVLAVHRDIGEQAPHGIVVGGASAGACLTAAAALDGAGIAQPKGVVLAYGFFHATFPRVREIQRRVRGHRRLSHAPWALDAMNRNYATSRDGRQQSLAFAGGHDLRGYPPTLMVDADRDGMRASSELFAAELVDAGVEVERHVLPEARHAFLNRPHSTEFATTIDLIAAWCLRQRAVPSA, encoded by the coding sequence ATGAATTCTGCCGGCCCGCTCGCGGTCATCGTCACCGACGAGGCCGTCGCGAGGACCGGCGGCGGTGTCGTCGTGCGCCGGTCCGAGCCGGTGCGGGATGCCGCGGCCGCAGCCGCGCCGACGTTCGTCTGGTCGCACGGGGGCGGGTTCTTCCGCGGCGGCCTCGACCAGCCCGAATCCGACGCCGTCGCACGAGCGCTCGCGACCCGCGGCATCCCCGTCGTCGCGGTGGACTACCGGCTCGCGCCGCTCCCCGTGGTCGGGCGCACGTCCACGAGCCGCGTGCGCTTCCCCCTGCCCGTGCACGACGTGCTCGCCGTGCATCGCGATATCGGCGAACAGGCGCCGCACGGCATCGTCGTCGGCGGCGCGAGCGCGGGCGCATGCCTCACCGCGGCCGCCGCGCTCGACGGAGCGGGCATTGCGCAGCCGAAGGGCGTTGTGCTCGCCTACGGGTTCTTCCACGCCACATTCCCGCGCGTCCGCGAGATCCAGCGGCGCGTGCGCGGCCACCGCCGCCTCTCGCACGCGCCGTGGGCGCTCGACGCGATGAACCGCAACTACGCCACGTCACGCGACGGCCGGCAGCAGAGCCTCGCCTTCGCCGGCGGGCACGACCTCCGCGGGTATCCGCCGACCCTGATGGTCGACGCCGACCGGGACGGCATGCGCGCGTCGAGCGAGCTCTTCGCCGCCGAACTCGTCGACGCGGGGGTCGAGGTGGAACGCCACGTGCTGCCCGAGGCCCGGCACGCGTTCCTCAACCGGCCGCACTCCACCGAGTTCGCGACGACGATCGACCTCATCGCGGCGTGGTGCCTGCGGCAGCGCGCGGTGCCGTCGGCCTAG
- a CDS encoding SDR family NAD(P)-dependent oxidoreductase: protein MKLDLTGTTALVTGSTQGIGLAIATGLADAGAHVIVNGRRAESADAAAEAIRSAVAGAQVATLVADLATEEGAGTAAELFPDVDILINNLGIFGSQDALEISDDEWRRYFETNVLSAVRLTRTYLPRMMERGWGRVQYIASDSAFVTPIEMIHYGVSKTALLGVSRGFAKVAAGSGVTVNSVIAGPTHTGGVEDLVYELIDRSVPWDEAQRRFMAEHRPQSLLQRLIEPEEISNMVVYLSSRQASATTGGAVRVDGGYVDSIAP, encoded by the coding sequence ATGAAACTCGATCTCACTGGAACCACGGCCCTCGTCACCGGATCGACCCAGGGCATCGGACTCGCGATCGCCACCGGGCTCGCGGATGCCGGCGCCCACGTCATCGTGAACGGGCGCCGGGCGGAAAGCGCCGACGCCGCGGCCGAGGCGATCCGGTCAGCCGTGGCCGGCGCGCAGGTGGCGACCCTCGTCGCCGATCTCGCTACCGAGGAGGGAGCCGGCACGGCGGCCGAACTCTTCCCGGATGTCGACATCCTGATCAACAATCTCGGCATCTTCGGCTCGCAGGATGCTCTCGAGATCAGCGACGACGAATGGCGACGCTATTTCGAGACCAACGTGCTGTCCGCGGTGCGCCTGACTCGAACCTATCTGCCGCGGATGATGGAGCGGGGCTGGGGCCGTGTGCAGTACATCGCGAGCGACTCGGCCTTCGTCACGCCGATCGAGATGATCCACTACGGCGTCTCCAAGACCGCCCTGCTGGGCGTCTCGCGCGGGTTCGCGAAGGTGGCCGCGGGGTCGGGCGTCACGGTGAACTCCGTCATCGCCGGCCCCACTCACACCGGCGGTGTCGAAGACCTCGTCTACGAACTGATCGACCGGTCGGTGCCGTGGGACGAGGCGCAGCGCCGCTTTATGGCCGAGCACCGTCCGCAGTCCCTGCTGCAGCGGCTGATCGAGCCGGAGGAGATCTCCAACATGGTCGTCTACCTGAGCTCGCGGCAGGCGTCGGCGACGACGGGCGGCGCGGTCCGGGTCGACGGCGGGTACGTCGACTCGATCGCACCCTGA
- a CDS encoding MarR family transcriptional regulator produces the protein MSDKSLAVDAWESLFRAQVSVLRQLNAEFPTAELSFNEYDVLFNLTRQPERRLRIRDLNRHLLLTQPSVSRLVDRLVQRELVTKQSDPGDGRGTIVSITDAGYELFRRVAVIHAQSIRDRVGSVLDADELRQLTALTEKLRLGKQ, from the coding sequence GTGAGTGATAAGTCGTTAGCCGTCGATGCGTGGGAATCGCTCTTCCGCGCCCAGGTCTCCGTACTTCGCCAGCTCAACGCGGAGTTCCCCACCGCCGAACTCTCCTTCAACGAATACGACGTGCTGTTCAACCTCACCCGGCAGCCCGAGCGTCGCCTCCGCATCCGCGATCTCAACCGCCACCTGCTGCTGACCCAGCCGAGCGTCAGCCGTCTGGTCGACCGTCTCGTGCAGCGTGAGCTCGTCACCAAGCAGAGCGACCCCGGCGACGGGCGCGGCACCATCGTGAGCATTACGGATGCCGGATACGAACTCTTCCGCCGGGTGGCAGTCATCCACGCCCAGTCGATCCGCGACCGCGTGGGCAGCGTGCTCGACGCCGACGAGCTGCGCCAGTTGACCGCGCTCACCGAGAAGCTGCGCCTAGGCAAGCAGTGA
- a CDS encoding FAD-binding domain-containing protein: protein MSGDQAPSIVWLRDDLRLADNPALTAAVDRGAPVVIVYLLDEVSNGVRPLGAALKWWLHGSLTSLGADIDALGGRLVLRRGGAETEIPKLVEETGAGAVYWNRRYGRARDIDAALKSSLRDRGLTVESFRANLLFEPWTVTTQDGNPFRVFTPFWKACLEQGVAREPLDAPSALSSAPATSDDLESWALLPTAPDWAGGLREHCAPGESNAHDRLERFADDVLEDYHRRDEPGIETTSGLSPHLRFGEISPLQIWHRLRGSLSREAQANGAKFLSEVGWREFNWNILYNFPELHERNYRSAFDAFPWADTPQWAIDAWRQGKTGVPLVDAGMRELWQTGTMHNRVRMVTASFLIKNLLVDWRVGEQWFWDTLVDADEASNPGNWQWVAGSGADAAPYFRVFNPVLQAQKFDKQGSYINRWVPELETGEYPPEPIVDLAKSRKDALAAYDTMKATAPAPE, encoded by the coding sequence GTGAGCGGCGACCAGGCCCCCTCGATCGTCTGGCTGCGCGACGACCTGCGCCTCGCCGACAACCCCGCACTGACCGCGGCCGTCGACCGCGGCGCGCCCGTCGTCATCGTCTACCTGCTCGACGAGGTGAGCAACGGCGTGCGCCCGCTCGGTGCCGCGCTCAAGTGGTGGTTGCACGGCAGCCTCACGTCGCTCGGCGCCGACATCGACGCGCTCGGCGGCCGGCTCGTGCTGCGCCGCGGCGGGGCCGAGACCGAGATCCCGAAGCTCGTCGAGGAGACCGGGGCCGGGGCCGTCTACTGGAACCGCCGTTACGGCCGCGCGCGCGACATCGACGCCGCGTTGAAGTCGAGCCTGCGCGACCGGGGGCTGACCGTGGAGAGCTTCCGCGCCAACCTGCTGTTCGAACCGTGGACGGTCACGACGCAGGACGGCAATCCGTTCCGCGTCTTCACCCCGTTCTGGAAGGCGTGCCTCGAGCAGGGCGTCGCGCGCGAACCGCTGGACGCGCCATCCGCACTCTCATCGGCACCGGCGACGAGCGACGACCTCGAGAGCTGGGCCCTGCTGCCGACCGCGCCCGACTGGGCCGGCGGTCTGCGCGAGCACTGCGCCCCGGGCGAGAGCAACGCGCACGACCGGCTCGAGCGCTTCGCCGACGACGTGCTCGAGGACTACCACCGTCGCGACGAGCCCGGCATCGAGACGACGAGCGGCCTGAGCCCGCACCTGCGTTTCGGCGAGATCAGCCCGCTGCAGATCTGGCACCGGCTGCGCGGCTCGCTCTCGCGCGAGGCGCAGGCGAACGGTGCGAAGTTCCTGAGCGAGGTCGGCTGGCGCGAATTCAACTGGAACATCCTCTACAACTTCCCCGAGCTGCACGAGCGCAACTACCGCTCGGCGTTCGACGCCTTCCCGTGGGCAGACACCCCTCAGTGGGCGATCGACGCCTGGCGCCAGGGCAAGACCGGCGTGCCGCTCGTCGACGCCGGCATGCGCGAGCTCTGGCAGACCGGCACGATGCACAACCGCGTGCGCATGGTCACCGCGAGCTTCCTGATCAAGAACCTGCTCGTGGACTGGCGCGTGGGCGAGCAGTGGTTCTGGGACACCCTCGTCGACGCTGACGAGGCGAGCAACCCCGGCAACTGGCAGTGGGTCGCCGGCAGCGGTGCCGATGCCGCGCCGTACTTCCGCGTCTTCAACCCCGTGCTGCAGGCCCAGAAGTTCGACAAGCAGGGCAGCTACATCAACCGCTGGGTGCCCGAGCTGGAGACCGGGGAGTACCCGCCCGAGCCGATCGTCGACCTCGCGAAGTCGCGCAAAGACGCGCTCGCGGCCTACGACACGATGAAGGCCACGGCGCCCGCACCCGAGTAA
- the nhaA gene encoding Na+/H+ antiporter NhaA yields MAHDPHFPADQAPHSIWRGIHQTLGKDTVGGALLLGATVLALILANTGAAGFYNSLRDFTFGPESLHLNLSVGAWAADGLLAIFFFVVGLELKEEFVAGKLRNIRTAIVPIAAAVGGVIVPALIYVVVNLNSGEAALQGWAIPAATDIAFAVAVIAVVGRHLPPALRTFLLTLAVVDDLLAISIIAVFYTDEIDFLYLGLAVIPLALFAVAVQRGVRAWWILIPLGVVTWALVHASGIHATVAGVLLGFMVPVIATKRARVAAGTDASGRQLYDGFAAHFADRWSVVSTAVAVPLFAFFSAGVTVGGIAGLAESFSDTIALGIVAGLVLGKAIGITATTFLVTRVPGLQLDPSLKWVDMIGMAFVAGIGFTVSLLVGELSFGSGSASDDHVKVGVLAGSLVAASIGAVILGARNRHYRSLRD; encoded by the coding sequence ATGGCCCACGACCCCCACTTTCCCGCCGACCAGGCGCCGCACTCCATCTGGCGCGGCATCCACCAGACGCTGGGCAAAGACACCGTCGGCGGCGCCCTGCTGCTCGGCGCCACCGTGCTCGCCCTGATCCTGGCCAACACCGGTGCCGCGGGGTTCTACAACTCCCTGCGCGACTTCACTTTCGGCCCCGAGTCGCTGCACCTGAACCTCAGCGTCGGCGCCTGGGCCGCTGACGGGCTGCTCGCGATCTTCTTCTTCGTGGTCGGGCTCGAGCTGAAAGAGGAGTTCGTCGCGGGCAAGCTCCGCAACATCCGCACCGCCATCGTGCCCATCGCGGCGGCCGTCGGAGGAGTGATCGTTCCGGCACTGATCTACGTCGTGGTGAACCTGAACTCCGGCGAGGCCGCGCTGCAGGGCTGGGCGATCCCGGCCGCGACCGACATCGCCTTCGCGGTCGCCGTGATCGCGGTCGTCGGCCGTCATCTCCCGCCCGCGCTGCGCACCTTCCTGCTCACGCTGGCCGTGGTCGACGACCTGCTCGCCATCTCCATCATCGCGGTCTTCTACACCGACGAGATCGACTTCCTCTACCTCGGCCTCGCGGTCATTCCGCTCGCCCTCTTCGCGGTCGCCGTGCAGCGGGGCGTCCGCGCCTGGTGGATCCTCATCCCGCTGGGCGTCGTCACCTGGGCGCTCGTCCACGCCTCCGGCATCCATGCCACCGTCGCCGGCGTGCTGCTCGGCTTTATGGTGCCCGTGATCGCGACGAAGCGCGCCCGGGTCGCGGCCGGAACCGACGCGTCCGGCCGGCAGCTCTACGACGGCTTCGCCGCCCACTTCGCCGACCGCTGGAGCGTGGTCTCCACCGCCGTCGCAGTCCCGCTGTTCGCGTTCTTCTCCGCCGGGGTCACCGTCGGCGGCATCGCCGGGCTCGCCGAATCGTTCAGCGACACAATCGCCCTCGGAATCGTCGCCGGTCTCGTGCTCGGCAAGGCGATCGGCATCACCGCGACGACGTTCCTCGTCACCCGCGTGCCGGGTCTACAGCTCGACCCCTCGCTGAAGTGGGTCGACATGATCGGCATGGCATTCGTGGCCGGCATCGGCTTCACCGTCTCGCTGCTCGTCGGCGAACTGTCGTTCGGATCGGGCAGCGCCTCCGACGACCACGTCAAGGTCGGCGTCCTCGCGGGCTCCCTCGTCGCGGCGAGCATCGGCGCGGTGATCCTCGGTGCCCGCAATCGGCACTACCGGTCGCTACGCGACTGA
- a CDS encoding amino acid permease, whose amino-acid sequence MTSAPLARRLGLADAIVIGVGSMVGAGVFAAFTPAAQAAGNGLLIGLAVAALVALCNATSTAQLAAVYPVSGGTYVYGRERLGPWWGFVAGWGFVVGKTASCAAMALVFAAYAAPAGWERPVAVVAVLALAAVNYFGVTRTAALTRAIVVVVLLALAIAVAAGATSMPPALPLADGLLAGGVYGILQSAGLLFFAFAGYARIATMGEEVRDPARTIPRAIVVALAAAVVVYAAVAVALLGSLGADGVASSDAPVADMVTASGWEWAAPVVRVGAAAASLGALLGLIAGIGRTTLAMAREGDLPGWLAAVHPRYRVPHHAEIALAVVVSVLVVAVDLRGAIAFSSFGVLVYYFVANVAAFGQPAAQRRYPKAMQIVGAVACLVLVATLPVAGVIGGVVVLAVGVVYRSVAVRTQ is encoded by the coding sequence GTGACCTCCGCTCCGCTCGCCCGCCGACTCGGGCTGGCCGACGCGATCGTCATCGGCGTCGGGTCGATGGTCGGCGCCGGCGTGTTCGCCGCCTTCACCCCGGCGGCGCAGGCTGCGGGTAACGGCCTTCTGATCGGGCTCGCCGTCGCCGCGCTCGTCGCCCTCTGCAACGCCACCTCGACCGCGCAGCTCGCCGCGGTCTACCCGGTCTCGGGCGGAACCTACGTCTACGGCCGTGAGCGCCTCGGCCCGTGGTGGGGCTTCGTGGCCGGGTGGGGGTTCGTCGTCGGCAAGACCGCGAGCTGCGCCGCGATGGCGCTCGTGTTCGCCGCCTACGCCGCTCCGGCCGGATGGGAACGGCCGGTCGCCGTGGTGGCGGTGCTCGCCCTCGCGGCCGTCAACTACTTCGGGGTCACCCGGACCGCGGCCCTCACCCGCGCGATCGTCGTCGTCGTGCTGCTCGCCCTCGCGATCGCCGTCGCCGCAGGGGCGACATCCATGCCCCCTGCCCTGCCGCTGGCCGACGGCCTGCTCGCCGGCGGGGTCTACGGCATCCTCCAGTCGGCCGGACTGCTCTTCTTCGCGTTCGCCGGGTACGCGCGTATCGCCACGATGGGGGAGGAGGTGCGCGACCCGGCCCGCACGATCCCGCGCGCCATCGTCGTGGCCCTGGCCGCCGCGGTCGTGGTCTACGCGGCGGTGGCCGTCGCGCTGCTGGGTTCGCTCGGAGCCGACGGGGTCGCGTCGTCCGACGCCCCGGTCGCCGACATGGTCACCGCGAGCGGGTGGGAGTGGGCCGCGCCCGTGGTCCGCGTCGGCGCCGCGGCCGCGTCGCTCGGGGCGCTGCTCGGGCTCATCGCCGGCATCGGCCGCACGACCCTGGCGATGGCGCGCGAGGGAGACCTGCCGGGATGGCTCGCCGCCGTGCACCCGCGGTACCGGGTGCCGCACCACGCCGAAATCGCCCTCGCCGTCGTGGTGAGCGTGCTCGTCGTCGCGGTCGACCTGCGAGGCGCGATCGCGTTCTCGTCGTTCGGGGTGCTCGTCTACTACTTCGTGGCCAACGTCGCGGCGTTCGGCCAGCCGGCGGCGCAGCGGCGGTACCCGAAAGCGATGCAGATCGTCGGGGCGGTGGCCTGCCTGGTGCTCGTCGCGACGCTGCCCGTCGCCGGCGTGATCGGCGGGGTCGTCGTGCTGGCGGTCGGCGTGGTCTACCGGTCGGTCGCCGTTCGCACACAGTGA